In Candidatus Polarisedimenticolaceae bacterium, the genomic stretch CAGCCGTCTCCGCGCGCGAGCACCGGAATCTCGAGATCGAGCAGCTCCTCGACGATCGGCGTATAGCCGATGCGCACCTCGCCGCCGGGACGCACGGGTGTCGATGCCCGAGGCCTCACCCCCCACGACAGAATCACGCGCTCCTCGATCGCGCGCTGGATGCGTGCGCGCGAGAGGCCCGGGATGCGCTCGTGCATGAAGAGGTCGAGGCGCTTCCCCCGGTCACGCTCGCCGACGGCGAAGACCGTCTGCGGCTCGCTCACGCGATTCGCCAGCGCAGCGCTTTCAGGATCGCGCGGTTCGCCTCGGGCATGCCGAGCGCGTCGAGCGAGGCGGGGTCGGCCCACGCGTACGGCCTGCCGCCGTCGACGCGTGGCTCACCGCCGGGATCGTCGACGAGGAAGACGTGGAAGCGGAGGCGGCGATCGGGGTAGTCGTGGACGAACATCAAGAGGGGCTCGGCAGCCTTCGCCTGGAGCCCGGTCTCTTCCTCGAGCTCACGAAGCGCCGCCGCCTCGGGCTCCTCGCCCTCTTCGACCTTGCCGCCGGGAAACTCCCAGGCGCCGCCCTGATGGACGTCCTCGGCGCGCCGCGCGACGAGCACCGACCGGCCGCGCCTCACGACGGCGAGCGCGATGTCGAGGATCAGGCCGACGCTCCGGCTCCGGCGGTCGTGTAATCGTAGAAACCCCGGCCGCTCTTCTTGCCGAGCCAGCCCGCCTCGACGTACTTCCGGAGGAGCGGGCACGGCCGGTACTTGGCCTCGCCGAGCCCCTCGTGGAGCACCTCGAGGATATAGAGGCAGGTGTCGAGCCCGATGAAATCCGCAAGCGTGAGCGGGCCCATCGGGTGGTTCATG encodes the following:
- a CDS encoding NUDIX domain-containing protein; translation: MRRGRSVLVARRAEDVHQGGAWEFPGGKVEEGEEPEAAALRELEEETGLQAKAAEPLLMFVHDYPDRRLRFHVFLVDDPGGEPRVDGGRPYAWADPASLDALGMPEANRAILKALRWRIA